GCCGGCCGCGGTGTCATGGTGACGGCGGCGGAGACGTCGAAGCGGCGACAGCGGCGACGAGCAATCCGCTCACCACTGGGATCGCGAGTCGTCGCACGAGATCTCCGACCGGGACGCGGCAGAAGCCCGCGACCACGATCAGCGACGACCAGATGACGCGGGTGCCGCCGCCGGTCCAGGTCGCGGCGTTCTGCGCAAGGGCGGCAAGCGTTGCGGTGTCCGTTCCGGCCTGCGGGGCGAGCGCAGCGGCGATACCACCGGTAAGCGGCAGACCGGCCCAGCGGAGCCGTCCAGACCGATGAGCATGCCGATCAGGATCATGCTGAACGCGGCGAAGAGACCGTTGTCGGGAATGCGGGTCTGGATGCTCTCGACGGCGTCGAACAGGAAGGCCGGCCCGGTGCCGTCCTCGAGTCCCAGGATCGAGCCGGAGTAGTCGGGGATGCCGGGGTACACGAATCCTGCCACCGGCAGGATGATTCCCATGGCCTTGAACGCGTGGACCAAGCCGTCGACGAAATGGGTGGCGCAATGTTCGAGGGCCACGCCCTGTCCGGAAATCGCGAGGGCGATCAAGGCCGAGCGGCGGCAGCCCGGCCTTGATCGCCGCCGGGAGCAGCACGGCACCGATGATCGCGAGAGCAGGTGTGGGCAGAAGAACAACGACAGCAGATAGGTGACGACGAACAGCACGACGTAGGCGATACGGCCGTTGATCATCCAGCGCCCGAAGGGACGCACCATGAGTTCGTCGGCGCCGATGGTGCAGCATCGCCGCGAGCATCGATGGGCGGCACCGCCGTCGTCGGCCGGAACATGTCGATCCCGAAGAGTCGGACAGGACTCGGCAATCGGCCGACCAACCACTCGCGACGCGAAAGAATTGTGCACACGGCATAATTCGTGACGGTGGTGTTTCGTCGCGGACGCGGGTGTGAACGCGTCGTCACGCCGGGGCCGGTGACCGAAGAGAACTCAGCGACGCGTGGCCGCCGCGCCGTGCAGCAGCAGCAGAACGGCCTCCGACAGATCCGGCTCCGTACCCGTCGACAGGCGGCGCAGTTGCAACCCGGTGATGGTCGCGACGACCGTCGGGGCGATCGTCTCCGGATCCGGCACTCCCAGCGCGGAAAGGACGGAGGCAGTCAACGCGTCGTAGGCACGCCAGCAGCGTTCGGCGACCCGCCGCAGTTCCTCGTCGCGCCCCGCCTGCACATAGAGCTCGAAGGGGGCGATGCGTTCGGCCGTGAAGGTCAGGTCGTGGGCGACGCGTTCGGTGAGTTCGGCGGCCTCCGTCAGCGACAGGGCCCGGGATCGATACTGCTCGGCGAGTTCTCGCAGCCGCTCGGTCTCCTCGTCGACGAAGAACTCGAGCGCGGCGCGCAGCAGGTCGGCCTGGGTGGGGAAATGGTAGGTGATCGAACCGAGCGACACTTCGGCGCGCGCCGCGATGCGCCGGTTCGTCACCCCGGCGACCCCGTCGGTGCCGACGAGATACAGGGTGGCGTGGACGATCCGCGAGCGGGCGTCGTCGCGCGTGGTCACCACCATCGCTCCGGGGTGTGTTCGTGCCAGCGCAGCACCGATTCGAGTTGGGAGGCGAGGGACACCAGCAGCGGTTCGGAGTTCGCCGGGCCGAGCAGCTGGGCACCCACCGGCAGTCGCTCCTCGGTGAAACCCGCGGGGACGTTGATCGCGGGCCAGCCCAGCACGTTCCACGGCCACGCGTAGGGGCATGCGCCGGTGATGACCTTGTCGGTCGCCCAGCCGCCGATGCCGTCGATCGCCGTCACCGGCAGCGGCGGTGTGGCAGTGGTGGGGGCGAGTACGACGTCGAACCGGTCGAAGATGCGGCCGACCCGACGGTGCAGTCGCGGTTCGACCGCGCGCGCCGCCCGCAACGGATAACCGTGCAGGAACCGGCCGGTGCGGGCGTTGGCGCGGGTGCGCACGTCGGCGAGGGACGGGTCGGGCAGGCGGTACAACCAATCCTCGATACCGGCCATGGATCGAGGGAGGAAGGTGAGACCGAACGTCATTCCGTAGTCGGGATCGGCGAGCGTCACCTCGTGGCCGAGATCGCGCAGTACCGCGGCGAGTGCGGCGATGCGGGTGCGGACGCGGGCGTCGAGGCTGGTGGGTGTCGCGGTGAACGGGATCTTCAGCGACAGAGCGATGTTCAGTCTGCCGGGATCTCGTCCCACGGCGTCGGAGACGGTCAGCGGCGCGCACGCGTGCCGGTCGCCGGGGTGGTTCCCGGACACGACGTCGAGGAGCAGGGCCGCGTCGGCGACCGTGCGGGCGAGTGGGCCGTGCGTGGTGAGTCCGTTGAAGGATTCGGCGTCGGGCCACATGGAGATCCGGCCGCGTTGGGGCTTGATGCCGACGAGATTGGACCACGAGGCGGGGATGCGGACCGATCCGGCGCCGTCGGATCCCAGGGCGGCCGGCACGAGTCCCGCCGCGACGGCCGCGGCGCTGCCACCCGACGAGCCGCCGGGGGTGTGGTCGCGCGACCACGCGCTGCGGGTGTGCCCGAAGGCGTCGCCGCCGGTGAGCGGCCACTGGCCGAGTTCGGGGGAGTGGGTCTTGCCGACGATCACCGCGCCGGCGGCCCGCAGGCGACGCACCACCTCGGCGTCGGTGTCCTTCGGGGCGAAGGTGCCGGCGCAGCCGAACATCGTCGTCTCGCCGACGATGTCGGTGTCGTCCTTGATCGCGATGGGGACACCCAGCAGGGGGAGGCGTTCGCCGTTCGCGCGGCGCCGGTCGGCCTCGCGGGCCTCGTCGAGTGCGGTGGTGCGGCGCACGACGCGGAAGGCGTTCAGGTGCGGTTGCGATTCGTCGATCCGGTCGAGGCTCGCACGGACGAGGTCCGTGGAGGTGGTCTCGCCGCGGTCGAGTGCCTCGACGGTCGCCTTCAGGTCGCGCAGGTCGGTTCGAGCGTCCATTCGTTCCCCCGTTCGTTCGAACGAACAATAACGCGTTCCCGTTCTGGGTGTCGAGTCCCTTCGTGGACCGTCCCGTGTCACCGCGACATGACAGACTCGGGGAGTGAGGCTTTATCGGGACAACGCGGTGGTGCTGCGCCAGCACAAGCTGGGCGAGGCCGACCGCATCGTCACCCTGCTGACGCGTCGGCACGGTCTCGTGCGGGCCGTCGCGAAGGGCGTGCGCCGGACACGCTCCAAGTTCGGCGCACGGCTCGAACCGTTCGCCCACATCGACGTCCAGCTCCACCCGGGCCGCAGTCTCGACGTCATCACCCAGGTGCAGACCCTCGACGCCTTCGCGGTGGGTATCGTCGACGACTACCCCCGCTACACCACCGCGTGCGCGATCCTCGAGACCGCCGAACGCCTCGCCGGTGAGGAACGCGCGCCCGTGCCGCGCCTGCACGCACTCACCGTCGGCGCCCTCCGCGCGGTGTGCGACCGCACCCGGCCACCCGAACTCGTACTCGACGCCTATCTGCTGCGGGCCATGGCCTACGCGGGATGGGCGCCGGCGATCACCCACTGCGCGCGCTGCGACCGTCCCGGCCCGCACACCGCCTTCCACGTCGCCGCCGGTGGTGCGGTGTGCGTGCACTGCCGTCCGCCGGGGGCGGCCACCCCGGCCCCGGGTGTGTTGGCGCTGCTCGACGCGCTCAACCACGGACGCTGGGCCGACACCGAGGCCGCCGACACGGCGGTGCGTCGCCAGGCCAGCGGGCTCGTCGCCGCGCACCTGCAGTGGCATCTCGAACGGCAACTGCGTTCGCTGCCCCTCGTGGAGCGCGGTCGCACCGAACCTGCGACGGGGAACCGGGTTGATGACGTCGCCCGGGGTGTCCGGCAGGATGGGGACCGTGATTCGACGACGTACCACGCCCCCATCGCCTGAGCGGGTGATCCGGCCGCCCGACCCGCATCCGTCGGGCGCGCGACCTCCCGTGCTGCAACCCGAGCTGATCCCCCAGCACGTGGCGCTCGTGATGGACGGCAACGGTCGCTGGGCGCAGGAGCGCGGTCTGCCGCGCACCGCCGGCCACGAACGCGGCGAGGCCGTGCTGATGGACACGGTGTGCGGATGTATCGAGATGGGCGTCGAGTGGCTCTCGGCCTACGCCTTCTCCACCGAGAACTGGAAGCGCAGCCCCGACGAGGTCCGCTTCCTCATGGGCTTCAACCGCGACGTGATCCGCCGCCGCCGCGACGAGATGCACGAGATGGGGGTGCGCGTCCGGTGGGCCGGTCGCCGTCCCCGCCTGTGGCGCAGCGTGATCAAGGAACTCGAGATCGCCGAGGAACTGACGAAGGACAACGACGTCATGACTCTCACGATGTGCGTCAACTACGGCGGTCGCGCCGAGATCGCCGACGCCGCACGGGAGATCGCCCGCCGGGTCGCGGCAGGGGAACTCGATCCCGAACGCATTACGGAGTCGACGATCGCGCGGTATCTCGACGAGCCCGACATGCCCGACGTCGACCTGTTCCTGCGGCCCTCGGGCGAGCAGCGCACCTCGAACTTCCTGCTGTGGCAGTCGGCCTACGCCGAACTCGTCTTCCAGGACACGATGTTCCCCGATTTCGACCGGCGCGATCTGTGGGCGGCGTGCGTCGAATACGCCTCCCGCGACCGGCGGTTCGGTGGTGTGAAGTGACCTCGCTGCGCGAGCGGATCGCGGGCGCGCTGACGCCCTTCGTCGACGTCCGCACCCCGTCGTCCGCCGCCGACGGCGACGGCTCGTTCGGATTCGACTACGGCGCCGTGCCCTTCGCGCTGCAGGTCGTCACGCTCACCGAAGGACTCGACGTGGTCTCCGTCACCGGAGTGCTCGCGTGGGATCTTCCGCTCGACGACGCCGTGCGCGGTCGGGTCGCGGCCGCCGCCGACGCCCTGCAGTTCGGCTCGGTCCACCTCATCGAACGCGAGACCGACGCCGACGTCGTGCTGCGGTACTCGTTCCCCGCGACCGGGCTCGACGACACGGCGCTGACCACCATGCTGTTGCTCGTGCTCGACGGTGCCGCCGACGCGCGTGGCGCCGTGGCCGGCACCCCCGATCCCAAGGAGAATTCGTGACCACCACCGACATCGACGCCGAGACCACCACCGAGGAGGTCGTCGCCGCCGACGGGACGCACGCCGTCGCGATCCCCACCGAGGACGACGACATGCTGCGCGCCGCTGTGGTGGAGACGCTGTCCGAGATTCTCGAGGAAGCGCCCGAGCCCGACGAGGACGGCGAGATCCCGATCTGGATCGACGACGTGCTCACCTACGCGACGGTCGACGCCGAGGGCGGCTTCGTGCTGCTCACCACCTACCTGGTCGAGGGCATCACGGGCCGCACCCGCGCCGCCGAGGTCCTCGGCGACCTGCAGGTCGAGTTCCCCGAAGTCAAGTTCGTCCTCGACAAGGACCGAGTCACCGTCGAACTGCGGGTCGCGGCGTCGCCGCTCGTCCCGATCCATCTCGTGCGGGCCGTCGCGTCGCTCGTGCCGGTCGTCGAGCAGGCACGCGCATTGGCGCAGCGTCTCGGCGGAGAAGCGTCGGTCTTCGACGGTGAGGCCGAGGACGGCGAGGAGAACCTGCTCGCCGACGGCTGCGGCTGTGATGACTGCGATTGCGGCTGACGGCCGCGGGCCGTCGGTTCAGCCCTGAGCGAGGGCGCACTCGCGGCAGTTGCCGAAGATCTCCACGGTGTGGCTGACGTCGACGAAGCCGTTCGACTCGGCCACCTCGTGCGACCAGCGTTCGACCTCCGGGCCGTCCACCTCGACCGTGAAGCCGCAGTGGCGGCACACGAGATGGTGGTGGTGCCCGGAGGAACACCGCCGGAACAACGACTCGCCGCTGTCGGTGCGCAGCACGTCGACGCTGCCGACCTCGGCGAGCGACTGCAGGGTGCGGTAGACGGTCGTCAGGCCGATGCCCTCGCCGCGCTTGCGCAGCTCGTCGTGCAGGTCCTGGGCGGACCGGAACTCCTCGGTGTTGTCGAGCAGGTCGACGATGGCGCTGCGTTGACGGGTCGAGCGGACCCCCACGAGAGGTTTGCGGGCGGAGGTCACTGCGATCGTCCTTCCTGGGCGTGAGCGACGGCGTCGACGACGATGCGGGCGAGATGGTCGTCGGCCAGGTGGTAGAGCACTTCGCGTCCCGAGCGTTCGCCGCGCACGACGCCGGCGGTCTTGAGCACGCGGAGATGCTGGCTGATGAGCGGCTGGGTGACGCCGAGGGCGCCGACGAGTTCGTGCACGCAGCGGGCCGACTCGCGCAGTTCGAGCACGATCGAGATGCGGACGGGTGCCGACAGTGCGCGCAGCAGCTCACCGGCCGCGATCAGGGCGCCGGGGGAGACATCGACCGGGGACGGCAGGGCGTCGCTGCCGATCGGGCCGCGGGCGCGCTCGCCCGTGCTGCACTCGCGTGGATCGGCGTCGATGCTCACGGGGCTCCTCGGGGCAGGGGCGGCCGCCGGTCGGCGGGCCTTATTGCAAATCGATTCCATTTTGATATGCACGGTTGTGCATGTCAACCGGCGCGAATTCGAGCTGCGAACGAGGAGCGATAGGCTTACAGATCGACGCATGCTGCGAAAACCCGCATCGAAGATGGAGAAACCGAGTGGCACCCAAATCCAAGATCGATACCGTCGCCAACCTCGCCAAGCGCCGGGGCCTGGTCTATCCCTGCGGTGAGATCTACGGCGGCACCAGGTCCGCGTGGGATTACGGGCCGCTCGGCGTGGAGCTCAAGGACAACATCAAGAAGCAGTGGTGGCGCAACATGGTCACCAGCCGCGAGGACGTCGTCGGCCTCGACTCGTCCGTGATCCTGCCGCGTCAGGTCTGGGTCGCCTCCGGCCACGTCGGTGTCTTCAACGACCCGCTCGTCGAGTGCCTGAGCTGTCACAAGCGTCACCGGCAGGACCACCTGCAGGAGGCCTACGCCGAGAAGAACAAGCTCGACGACCCCGACGCCGTGCCGATGACCGAGATCGTCTGCCCGGACTGCGGCACCAAGGGCCAGTGGACCGAGCCCCGCGACTTCAACATGATGCTCAAGACCTTCCTCGGCCCGATCGAGAGCGAGGAAGGCCTGCACTACCTGCGCCCCGAGACGGCGCAGGGCATCTTCGTGAACTTCGCGAACGTGCTCACCACCTCGCGTAAGAAGCCGCCCTTCGGCATCGGCCAGATCGGCAAGAGCTTCCGCAACGAGATCACGCCCGGCAACTTCATCTTCCGCACCCGCGAGTTCGAGCAGATGGAGATGGAGTTCTTCGTCAAGCCCGGCGAAGACGAGCAGTGGCACCAGTACTGGATCGACTACCGGATGAACTGGTACACCGATCTGGGCATCAACAAGGACAACCTGCGCCTCTACGAGCACCCGCTCGAGAAGCTGTCGCACTACTCGAAGCGCACCGTCGACATCGAGTACCGCTTCCACTTCCAGGGCAGCGAATGGGGTGAGCTCGAGGGCGTCGCGAACCGCACCGACTTCGACCTGTCGACGCACTCGAAGCACTCCGGCACCGACCTGAGCTTCTTCGATCAGGCCACCAATGAGCGCTACACGCCCTACGTGATCGAGCCGGCGGCCGGCCTGACCCGTTCGCTCATGGCCTTCCTCGTCGACGCCTACACCGAGGACGAGGCACCCAACGCCAAGGGTGGCGTCGACAAGCGCACCGTGCTGCGCCTCGACCGTCGTCTCGCGCCGGTCAAGGCCGCCGTGCTGCCGCTCAGCCGCAACGCCGACCTGAGCCCGAAGGCCAAGGACCTCGCCGCGAAGCTGCGCCAGAACTGGAACATCGAGTTCGACGACGCCGGCGCCATCGGCCGCCGCTACCGTCGCCAGGACGAGATCGGCACCCCGTTCTGCATCACAGTCGACTTCGACACCCTCGAGGACCAGGCCGTCACGATCCGTGAGCGCGACACCATGGCGCAGGAGCGTGTGAGCCTCGACCAGGTCGAGGGCTACCTCGCGCAGCGCCTGATCGGCTGCTGACCGATCCGATCGACGCAGATGCCCTCCGGTCCCGACGGACCGGAGGGCATCTGTCGCTTCGTAGCCGGGTGCTCGTAGCGGTCACCTCGTCGAGCGTCGATCGATGTACTCGAAATATCTGCGGCCGGAGATCTCCTCACCCCGCCAGATCGCCGACCATGCGAAACCGGTGACGAATCCGGTGCTCAGCCCGTAGGTGAAGGGGGTGTCCATGATCCCTTCGAAATCCAACCAGGGACGACCGCGGGTGTCCTTCACCAGGAACCGGGTCCGGCGCGGCACCTGCATCGGGATGCCGTAGGGAGTCGGCTCGGACTGGTCGCGCAGTTCAACCATCTCGAAATCCACGTCCCGGCAACGGGTTCCGTCACCGCTGCGGGTACGCAGGATCGCCGTCGTCATGAACGGTCGGTCACCGATCGCGTAGCGGCTCAACAGGATCTGCGTGTCGGCGTCGAGATCGACGATCTGGTATACGAAATGGTCGAGCGGAGCCTTCGCCGCGGGCGGCAGAGGAGTGGACCGCATCAGATACGGGCTCGGTATCGCCCCGTACTCGAACGAGCACAGACCGTCGGCCGTGACGCTGCGACCCTGGTGGGTGAAGGTGCCCTCGTATTCGGTGAGCAACCCGAAGTGCTTGTAGAGCGGGCTGCGGAAGAACCATGAGACCGTGTCCGTGTCGGTCGGTGGCAGCGCGACGTCGACCGTTCCGAGGCGTCCCACGAGTTCGTAGTGGGGGTAGCGTCCGGTCTAGAAGCGTCCTCCACTAGATCCGCCGAAGCCGCCGCCCCCGAAACCGCCCCCACCGAAACCGCCACCGAAGCCACCGCCGCGGCCGCTGTTGAGCACGCTGTTGATGAGGATGCCGCCGAGCACGGCACCGGCGACGTTGCCGCCCGACGAACCACCGCGGGGCGGACGGTGCTGGTTGTTCCAGCGCTGCACGTCGTTCTGGGCGCTGCGCAGTGCCTGCGCGGCCAGCGACGCGGCGGACCGCGCGTACTGGATGGCGGCCGCCGGATCGGACTCGGCTGCCTGCTGCGCGGCCTGCAGGTGCCGCTGCGCCTCCGACAGGCGGGTGCGTGCCTGGGCGCCCACGACGCCGCGGCGGGTCCCGATGAAGTCGGCCGCGGCGGTGACCTGCGCTTGCGCTGCGCTCAGATCCTGTTCGAGGCGGCGCCGCATCTCCTCGGCTTGCTGCTTCGCCTGCCGCGTCCGGGCACGCAACTCGTCGAGACGCGCATCGGCCTCGACGACCCGCGTGAAACTGCCCAGCGGGTCGGTGTGCTGCTCGGCCCGGGCGTGGTCGAGGGCTTCCTGCACGGCCTTCAGGGCGTCGACGAGTTCCGGGCCGCCCGCGTCGAGGAGTTGCTTCGCGTCGGCGACACCCTGTTCGGCGTCCTCCACCGCGGCGGGAAGCGTCGCGATCGCGCGCCGGATGTCCTCCGCCGCATGGTCGAGCGCGTCGAGCAGCGTCGCGGCATGCCCCAGTGCGCGTTCGGCCTCGCGGATCGCGCGCACGGCGTCGCCCTGCTCACCGACCGGTCGCGCCACCGCCGTGCGTCCCTGGTCGATCGCGTTCTCGGCGAACGAGATCTCCTCCCGCGCCAGCGAGACGTTGTCGACCACCGGAGTCAGGGCGCCCGCCGGGAACTCCGAGTGCAGCTGCCCCAGAATCCGCTCGGCCTCGGGGATGCGGGCCTGCAGCGCGATCGCGCGCTGCGTGAGGCCGTCCAGACGGGCCGGGGCATCGAGCAGCAGGTTGCGCATCTTGTCGAACGCCTCGACCTGCGCATCGAGTTCGCGGTTCGCCTGCCCGCACGAGGAGACGAGTTGCACGAGCATGTCGCGCTGCTGTTCGGGCGTCTCGGGGATGTCGTCGTCGAGGCGCTGACGGATCTCGAAGGCGTTCGCCAACGCGACCTGTGCCTGCCGGTGTGCGCGGTCGAAAGGAGCCACCGCGGAGTCCCCGAATTCACCCCGGGCGAGCTCGAGCGCTTCGGCGCTGGACCGCACCGCGTTGTCGGTGTCCACCAGGAGGGTCTGTGCATACTGGTCTAGACCCTCGACCGGCAGACCGCGCAGAGCGGTCGTGTCGGCCGGATCGACCTGCGCGGCCTGCGCGGCACCGGCGTCGGCGCGCTTCCTCTTCGACCGCCGGTTGTAGGCGTAGAGCCCGGCACCACCGGCCGCGATGACACCGCCGCCGACGAGCAGCGTCGTCACCGGAGCAGCCGACGGCGTAAGGGCGTTGCTCAACCCGTCGGCCGCGCCCACGGCGGCGCCCGCCCAATCGCTGTTGCGCAGGGCCGGCACGACGCCGGACGAGCTGATCCGGTCGCGCTCGCTCTCGGAGATCTCCGAACCCGTCGGTGTCCACAGCGCGAACTCGCGGTCGTCGGTCGCCACCGCCAGCAGCGCGGTGTCGGGACCGAAATTGCTTGCCTCCGCGGTGGCCTGCGCCCAACTGTTGTAGTCGCGTCCGTCGAAGCTCGACACGTAGGTCACCCACAACTGCAGGCCGTGCTCGTCGTAGAGGGTGTTCGTCGCTTCCTGGATGCGTGTGACGTCGGCGTCGTCGAGCACGCCCGCGGTGTCGGTGATCGGCTGGGGGAGCCGCGAGGGTGGCTCCGCGGAGGCCGCCGCGGGAAGGAGCAGCCACGCGGTCACTGCCAGCAGGGCGGGGACGAATGCGAGCGCGGACCGTGCAGGTCGCCGGAGCGGTGCTGCAGGTCGCCGGAGCGGTGCGGCCGATACGTGTGCCATGGAATCGAATCTAGTGGTTCCGAGGTGAGGACGGGGTCGGCGCGTCGTCCGGTCGACGCGTTCTCGTTCGCTGGCAGAATCAGGGGGTGAGCACCGCATCCCGCCGCACCGGCACCACCGCGACGTACACCGGGGACGACCTCGGGGTCGGCGCGCGCATCGCGCGCTGGCTCCGGCGACTGATCATCGGGGTGCTGCTCGCCGCCGTCCTCGTCGTCGGCGGCACGGCGCTGCGGGTGTGGCAGGTCGCGCGGATCGACGACCGCACCCCCGCCGACGCCATCGTCGTGCTCGGGGCCGCGCAGTATTCGGGCACACCGTCGTCGGTTTTCGAGGCCCGCCTCGAGCAGGCCCTCAAGCTCTACGAAGCGGGAGTGTCGCCGCGGATCGTCACCGTCGGCGGCAAGCAGGAGGGCGACCTGTTTACCGAGGCCGCGGCGGGCAAGAACTATCTCGTCTCGCGCGGGGTGCCCGCCGAGTCGATCGTCGCCGTCGAAGAGGGCTCGGACACACTGCTCAGCGTCGAGGCCGTCAGCCGCGAGATGTCGGAGCTGGGCCTGTCGTCGGTCGTGCTCGTCAGCGACCCGTGGCATTCGTTGCGTACCCGGACCATGGCGCGCGACGCCGGTCTCGACGCCTGGACCGCTCCCACCCGCCAGGGTCCGGCGGTGTTCACCCGCGAGTCGCAGCTGCACGGCATCGCCCGCGAGACCGGCGCGTTGATCTGGTACCAGATCACCCACTTCTCCGCCGATTTCCCGTACACGGCGCAGCAGTGAGGCGGAACGTAGGGTCTTCGGTGACGGAAGGCAGTGTGATGCAGGGCTACAGCGAACACGATCTCGAACGGCGCGTCGCCGAGCCGCGCAAGACCTCGGCGCTCGCCGGGTCCGAGGGAGCGGCGTCCGAGCGGACCGCCTTCGCACGCGACCGTGCGCGCGTGCAGCACTGCGCGGCCCTGCGCCGCCTGGCCGACAAGACACAGGTCGTCGGCCCCCGTGACGGCGACACCCCGCGCACCCGTCTGACGCACTCGATGGAGGTCGCGCAGATCGGCCGCAGCATCGGCGAAGGGCTCGGCGCCGACCCCGATCTCGTCGACCTGGCCGGCCTCGCCCACGATATCGGGCACCCGCCCTACGGGCACAACGGCGAGCGGGCACTCGACGCGGTCGCGGAGTCCTGCGGCGGATTCGAAGGCAACGCGCAGAACCTGCGCATCCTCACCTGCCTCGAACCGAAGATCCTCTATCCGGACGGCTCGACCGCCGGTCTCAACCTCACGCGCGCCTCGCTCGACGCGACGCTCAAGTACCCCTGGACGCGTCCGCGCCCGGGCGCGAAGTTCGGCTCGTACGACGACGACGCCGAGATCCTCCACTGGATCCGCGAAGGCGCACCCGAGCGCCGC
This window of the Rhodococcus pyridinivorans genome carries:
- a CDS encoding amidase, with the protein product MDARTDLRDLKATVEALDRGETTSTDLVRASLDRIDESQPHLNAFRVVRRTTALDEAREADRRRANGERLPLLGVPIAIKDDTDIVGETTMFGCAGTFAPKDTDAEVVRRLRAAGAVIVGKTHSPELGQWPLTGGDAFGHTRSAWSRDHTPGGSSGGSAAAVAAGLVPAALGSDGAGSVRIPASWSNLVGIKPQRGRISMWPDAESFNGLTTHGPLARTVADAALLLDVVSGNHPGDRHACAPLTVSDAVGRDPGRLNIALSLKIPFTATPTSLDARVRTRIAALAAVLRDLGHEVTLADPDYGMTFGLTFLPRSMAGIEDWLYRLPDPSLADVRTRANARTGRFLHGYPLRAARAVEPRLHRRVGRIFDRFDVVLAPTTATPPLPVTAIDGIGGWATDKVITGACPYAWPWNVLGWPAINVPAGFTEERLPVGAQLLGPANSEPLLVSLASQLESVLRWHEHTPERWW
- a CDS encoding TPM domain-containing protein — translated: MAHVSAAPLRRPAAPLRRPARSALAFVPALLAVTAWLLLPAAASAEPPSRLPQPITDTAGVLDDADVTRIQEATNTLYDEHGLQLWVTYVSSFDGRDYNSWAQATAEASNFGPDTALLAVATDDREFALWTPTGSEISESERDRISSSGVVPALRNSDWAGAAVGAADGLSNALTPSAAPVTTLLVGGGVIAAGGAGLYAYNRRSKRKRADAGAAQAAQVDPADTTALRGLPVEGLDQYAQTLLVDTDNAVRSSAEALELARGEFGDSAVAPFDRAHRQAQVALANAFEIRQRLDDDIPETPEQQRDMLVQLVSSCGQANRELDAQVEAFDKMRNLLLDAPARLDGLTQRAIALQARIPEAERILGQLHSEFPAGALTPVVDNVSLAREEISFAENAIDQGRTAVARPVGEQGDAVRAIREAERALGHAATLLDALDHAAEDIRRAIATLPAAVEDAEQGVADAKQLLDAGGPELVDALKAVQEALDHARAEQHTDPLGSFTRVVEADARLDELRARTRQAKQQAEEMRRRLEQDLSAAQAQVTAAADFIGTRRGVVGAQARTRLSEAQRHLQAAQQAAESDPAAAIQYARSAASLAAQALRSAQNDVQRWNNQHRPPRGGSSGGNVAGAVLGGILINSVLNSGRGGGFGGGFGGGGFGGGGFGGSSGGRF
- a CDS encoding YdcF family protein, coding for MSTASRRTGTTATYTGDDLGVGARIARWLRRLIIGVLLAAVLVVGGTALRVWQVARIDDRTPADAIVVLGAAQYSGTPSSVFEARLEQALKLYEAGVSPRIVTVGGKQEGDLFTEAAAGKNYLVSRGVPAESIVAVEEGSDTLLSVEAVSREMSELGLSSVVLVSDPWHSLRTRTMARDAGLDAWTAPTRQGPAVFTRESQLHGIARETGALIWYQITHFSADFPYTAQQ
- a CDS encoding isoprenyl transferase, with product MGTVIRRRTTPPSPERVIRPPDPHPSGARPPVLQPELIPQHVALVMDGNGRWAQERGLPRTAGHERGEAVLMDTVCGCIEMGVEWLSAYAFSTENWKRSPDEVRFLMGFNRDVIRRRRDEMHEMGVRVRWAGRRPRLWRSVIKELEIAEELTKDNDVMTLTMCVNYGGRAEIADAAREIARRVAAGELDPERITESTIARYLDEPDMPDVDLFLRPSGEQRTSNFLLWQSAYAELVFQDTMFPDFDRRDLWAACVEYASRDRRFGGVK
- a CDS encoding Fur family transcriptional regulator, giving the protein MTSARKPLVGVRSTRQRSAIVDLLDNTEEFRSAQDLHDELRKRGEGIGLTTVYRTLQSLAEVGSVDVLRTDSGESLFRRCSSGHHHHLVCRHCGFTVEVDGPEVERWSHEVAESNGFVDVSHTVEIFGNCRECALAQG
- a CDS encoding ArsR/SmtB family transcription factor, translated to MSIDADPRECSTGERARGPIGSDALPSPVDVSPGALIAAGELLRALSAPVRISIVLELRESARCVHELVGALGVTQPLISQHLRVLKTAGVVRGERSGREVLYHLADDHLARIVVDAVAHAQEGRSQ
- the recO gene encoding DNA repair protein RecO; the protein is MRLYRDNAVVLRQHKLGEADRIVTLLTRRHGLVRAVAKGVRRTRSKFGARLEPFAHIDVQLHPGRSLDVITQVQTLDAFAVGIVDDYPRYTTACAILETAERLAGEERAPVPRLHALTVGALRAVCDRTRPPELVLDAYLLRAMAYAGWAPAITHCARCDRPGPHTAFHVAAGGAVCVHCRPPGAATPAPGVLALLDALNHGRWADTEAADTAVRRQASGLVAAHLQWHLERQLRSLPLVERGRTEPATGNRVDDVARGVRQDGDRDSTTYHAPIA
- a CDS encoding T3SS (YopN, CesT) and YbjN peptide-binding chaperone 1 — protein: MTTTDIDAETTTEEVVAADGTHAVAIPTEDDDMLRAAVVETLSEILEEAPEPDEDGEIPIWIDDVLTYATVDAEGGFVLLTTYLVEGITGRTRAAEVLGDLQVEFPEVKFVLDKDRVTVELRVAASPLVPIHLVRAVASLVPVVEQARALAQRLGGEASVFDGEAEDGEENLLADGCGCDDCDCG
- a CDS encoding glycine--tRNA ligase encodes the protein MAPKSKIDTVANLAKRRGLVYPCGEIYGGTRSAWDYGPLGVELKDNIKKQWWRNMVTSREDVVGLDSSVILPRQVWVASGHVGVFNDPLVECLSCHKRHRQDHLQEAYAEKNKLDDPDAVPMTEIVCPDCGTKGQWTEPRDFNMMLKTFLGPIESEEGLHYLRPETAQGIFVNFANVLTTSRKKPPFGIGQIGKSFRNEITPGNFIFRTREFEQMEMEFFVKPGEDEQWHQYWIDYRMNWYTDLGINKDNLRLYEHPLEKLSHYSKRTVDIEYRFHFQGSEWGELEGVANRTDFDLSTHSKHSGTDLSFFDQATNERYTPYVIEPAAGLTRSLMAFLVDAYTEDEAPNAKGGVDKRTVLRLDRRLAPVKAAVLPLSRNADLSPKAKDLAAKLRQNWNIEFDDAGAIGRRYRRQDEIGTPFCITVDFDTLEDQAVTIRERDTMAQERVSLDQVEGYLAQRLIGC
- a CDS encoding TetR/AcrR family transcriptional regulator, whose amino-acid sequence is MVVTTRDDARSRIVHATLYLVGTDGVAGVTNRRIAARAEVSLGSITYHFPTQADLLRAALEFFVDEETERLRELAEQYRSRALSLTEAAELTERVAHDLTFTAERIAPFELYVQAGRDEELRRVAERCWRAYDALTASVLSALGVPDPETIAPTVVATITGLQLRRLSTGTEPDLSEAVLLLLHGAAATRR